TAGACAATGCAGGAACCTATCAACTAAAAGAGAATGACAGCGGGCTGGGATCGCAAATTGTCGACAAACGTTTAAAAAATCGTTTTGGTAATGCCTATGGCTTAACAATGCATTGCCAAACGGGTATCAGCACGACGGCTGAAATATTGTTTCCCCTTCCTCTAATAAGCAATAACGGAGATAAACAGCCATGTTGTTAAAAGCAATCGTCATTGATGATGAGCACTATGCACGCGAAGAGCTAATTGCTTTACTGAATGAAACGGGACAAGTAGAAGTTGTCGCTTCCTGTGAAAATGCCATTACCGGATTACAAAAAATACATAGTTTAAAACCGGATGTCGTTTTCTTAGATATTCAAATGCCACAGATAACAGGTCTGGAAATGCTAAGTATGCTTGACCATGAAACAATGCCAATGATGGTGTTTGTCTCCGCCTACAATCAACACGCATTACAGGCCTTTGAAGAAAACGCCTTTGATTATATTTTAAAACCCGTAGAACCTAGCCGATTAGCGAAAACAATAAAAAACCTACATGCCATCACCGTAAAAAAAGACTACAGCCAATTAGTACAAGATAAGCTAGAACTAATCCCCTGTATGGGCTACAACCGAATTCTATTGTTAAAAGCACAGGACATTGAACTCGCCTATTCCAATCAATCCGGTGTACATATCGTTAGTCATGAAACTAACAAAAACAACCAAACGACAACCTGTTCACTCAGCTTAAAAGTACTTGAAGAAAAAACCTGCTTGCTACGCTGCCATCGCCAATATTTAATTAATACCAATATGATACGAGAAATAAAATTACTGGATAACTCATTGGCTGAAATTATCACTCATAATGGCGCTGTTGCCCCCGTGAGTCGCCGCTACTTAAAAACATTAAAGGATAGATTAGGGCTCTCTTAGCCCTCATCTCAGCAAGTCAAAAAACCACTTAATATCGCTATCAGCCACTTAAATTGCTATATGGCCACTGCCTTTTTTTCAAGGTGACTCTAATTTCTATGCGCGTAAAGTGCTAACTACAAAACTAATAAGTCACTTTTATTAACGTTCAAAGGAGAGAATAATATGTTGTGGTTTTTATCTTGTGTCGCGATGTTACTCGCTGGATATTTTATCTATGGCACCATCGTTGAAAAAATTTTTGGCATAAAGCATAAACGCACCACCCCCGCCTATAGCAAGCATGACGGTGTGGATTATGTGCCCATGAATAAAGGTAGAGTTTGGTTAGTACAACTACTAAATATTGCAGGCATCGGCCCTATTTTTGGTCCAATAATGGGCGCACTATACGGCCCCGCAGCCATGCTATGGATCGTTTTCGGTTGTATTTTTGCCGGCGCGGTACATGATTATTTTTCTGGCATGTTATCTATTCGTAACGGTGGCGCATCAGTCCCCACGATCACCGGAAAATATCTCGGACAAGGCGCAAAACATTTTATGAATATTTTTGCCCTGGTCCTGTTATTGTTAGTCGGTGTGGTTTTCGTCTCCGCACCAGCGAATATGATCACCAACCTAGTT
This window of the Psychromonas sp. MME1 genome carries:
- the btsR gene encoding two-component system response regulator BtsR, translated to MLLKAIVIDDEHYAREELIALLNETGQVEVVASCENAITGLQKIHSLKPDVVFLDIQMPQITGLEMLSMLDHETMPMMVFVSAYNQHALQAFEENAFDYILKPVEPSRLAKTIKNLHAITVKKDYSQLVQDKLELIPCMGYNRILLLKAQDIELAYSNQSGVHIVSHETNKNNQTTTCSLSLKVLEEKTCLLRCHRQYLINTNMIREIKLLDNSLAEIITHNGAVAPVSRRYLKTLKDRLGLS